In Nodularia sp. LEGE 06071, the genomic window ACTCTTAAACCAAATATTAATAGTAATATTACTAATAAAGAATTTTCACGCGAAAATAAATCTGCTGCTTTTATAAGAGAGGCATTGTCTGGGGTTCCAAAATGTAAAATATGTGGTGGTTACTTGCATATCAACTCTATTTCCATAGACCACATAACAAGAAAAGAAGACGGTGGATTGGGGACTCTAGATAATGCCCAACTAACTCATCCCTTTTGTAATACAACGATAAAAAATTAAATTCTATATTTCTTGTAAATTTCAACTAAAATATTTAAATCTATCGCACACTATAAAACTGCTAAACTAAATCCATAACTACTTGATGCCGTACTTATTCTATGACCATTGCTCAAGAATTAGCTCCCCAATCAGTCATTGACCAAGATGTTATCTTTCCTCCTGGTGATTTATATAGTGATGAACCTCCCTTGGAAACAGAACTGCATCTACGGCAAATAATTCTACTTCTCAAATGTCTGGAATGGCTGTGGCGAGACAGAAATGATTTTTATGCGGCGGGAAATCTAACTATCTACTACAGTCCACACCAACGCAAATCACAAGACTTTCGGGGGCCAGACTTTTTTGTGGTGCTGGGAACGGAACGCAAAACCCGCAAAAGTTGGGTAGTTTGGGAAGAAGACGGCAAATATCCCCATGTAATTGTGGAAATACTTTCTGATTCCACAGCTAATACTGATAAAGAATTAAAGAAACAAATTTATCAAGATACTTTCCGTACCCTGGATTATTTTTGGTTTGACCCCTACACATTAGAGTTTGCAGGATTTCATCTAGTAGATGGAGAATATCAACCTCTAGAACCAAATGAACAAGGACATTTGTGGAGTCATCAACTAGGCTTATATCTGGGAGTTCATCAGGGACTAGTGAGATTTTTTACAGAAGTTGGTAAATTAGTGCCGACACCTGAAGAAACAGCAGAACGTTTAGCAGCAAAACTGCGAGAGTTAAACATCGACCCTGATACTATTTAATTCGTAATTCTTAATTCAGCGCATATTCATACAGAACTGGTATGACTATTTATGATGAAAGCTAATCTCATTCAAAACTTACCCCTTCATAGATATCACTCAGAGGAATTTTAAAATCTA contains:
- a CDS encoding Uma2 family endonuclease translates to MTIAQELAPQSVIDQDVIFPPGDLYSDEPPLETELHLRQIILLLKCLEWLWRDRNDFYAAGNLTIYYSPHQRKSQDFRGPDFFVVLGTERKTRKSWVVWEEDGKYPHVIVEILSDSTANTDKELKKQIYQDTFRTLDYFWFDPYTLEFAGFHLVDGEYQPLEPNEQGHLWSHQLGLYLGVHQGLVRFFTEVGKLVPTPEETAERLAAKLRELNIDPDTI